The DNA region AACGCCTTATTCCCATAACGAAAAACAAGCTATTAAAATTTGCCATAATAATCATGGTTGATATTACTGAACTAAAAAAGCGTGATACACAACTTTTGGTAAAATCAGCTGTTATTCAAGAAATTCATCATCGGGTAAAAAACAATCTACAAACTATTGCAAGTTTATTAAGAATCCAAGCCCGCCGTACTGACTCTCCCGAAACTAAACTAGCTTTAAAAGAAAGTATTAATCGAATTTTAAGTATTTCTGTTGTCCATGAGTTTTTGTCCCAGCAAGATCAAGATTTAATAGATGTCCAAATTGTTGGTCGCAATATTTTTGAACTAATTATTAAAAACATGCTTGATCCCGCCATTCAAATTACTACGAAATTTTATGGCAATACCATTATTTTGCCATCAGAACAAGCCAATAGTATCGCTTTAGTAATTAACGAATTAACGCAAAATGCTGTAGAACATGCTTTTATCGGGCGCGAACAAGGGTTTATCAGCCTCAGTATTTACATTACACCCAAAAGCTATTGTATTGAAATTCAAGATGATGGTACTGGCTTACCGCAAAATTTTTGTCTCGAGCAAACGGGTAGTCTAGGCTTACAAATTGTTAAAACTCTAGTTGAAAGTGATTTAGGGGGTAAATTTTCTTTAATGAATAATCTAGGTACCCTAGCAAGAATTGTTATTCCCAAAAATAAGGAGGCTTAAGATGGATAAATTAAAAATATTAATTGCTGATGATGAAAGTATTATTAGAATGGATTTAAAAGAAATGCTCGAAGATGCTGGGCACATTATTATCTCTGAAGCCTCTGATGGACAACAAGCCGTTGAACTTGCACGCAAATTACACCCCGACTTAGTAATAATGGATATTAAAATGCCAATTCTTGACGGGATTGCAGCTTCTAAAATATTAACAACTGAAAAAATTGCTCCTGTTTTATTACTGACTGCTTATAGTCAAAAAGAAATTGTTGAATCTGCGAAAAACTCTGGAGTCCTCGCTTACCTCGTTAAACCGCTGAAAGAAGAACAACTATTTCCCGCTATTGAAATTGCCATATCTCGATTTCTAGAAATTAAAAATTTGGAAGACGAAATCGATAAATTGAAAGATACCATTGAAGTTCGCAAAATTGTCGAAAAAGCCAAGGGTATCCTTATGCAAGTGCATAATTTAACCGAAGACGTAGCTTATAAAAAGTTACAACAATACTGTATGGTTAAGCGAAAAACTCTCAGAGAAGTATCGCTAGCAATTATAAAATCTTTTGAAAACCAGAAAAAAAATACTTGATTTTTTTAGCAAAATTATATATTATATAAACATACTTAGCACTCAGTAATAATGAGTGCTAACAAAATAAAGTTTTACATATTAAGGGGGATTATTGAAAAATGTTAAAACCACTAGCTGACAAAATAATAATTCAAGTAGTTGCTAAAGAAGAAGTTACTAAAAGCGGTATCGTTTTACCTGGTACAGCCCAAGAGAAACCTCAAGAAGGAGTAGTAATTGCTGTAGGTGCTGGACGCATCCTTGACAATGGTAGTCGTGTGACACCAGATGTTAAAGTAAATGATAAAGTAGTTTTTGCTAAATATTCTGGTACAGAGTTTAAATGCAATAATCAAGAATACTTAATTGTATCTGAAAAAGACATTCTTGCTGTAATTCAATAACAACTTTAATTTTAATAAATAAGCATTACATTAAATGGAGGTAATTTATCAATGGCTAAACAAATTTTATTCAACGAAGATGCACGTCGTGCTTTGGAGCGTGGCGTTAATGCACTAGCAAATACTGTAAAAGTTACACTTGGTCCTAAAGGCCGCAATGTTGTTTTAGAGAAAAAATTTGGTGCACCGACAATCACAAATGATGGTGTAACAATTGCCCGCGATATTGAACTAGAAGACGCTTTTGAAAATATGGGCGCTCAACTTGTAAAAGAAGTAGCTACTAAAACCAACGATATCGCTGGTGACGGTACTACCACTGCTACTTTGTTAGCTCAAGCCATGGTACGTGAAGGCATGAAAAACGTAGCTGCTGGTGCTAATCCTATGATTGTAAAAAAAGGTATTCAAAAAGCAGTAAATGTTTTAGTAAGTGAATTGAAAAAAATATCTTCTAAAGTTGAAGATAAGCAAGCAATTGCTCAAGTAGCTTCAATTTCTGCTGCTGATGAAGAAGTTGGCCAACTTATTGCAGACGCGATGGATAAAGTTGGTAAAGATGGCGTTATCACTATTGAAGAATCTAAAACTATGGAAACTGCGATGGAAGTCGTAGAAGGTATGCAATTTGATCGCGGCTATATTTCGCCTTATATGTCTACCGATGCTGACAAAATGGAAGCAGTTCTTTCTGATCCATATATTTTAATCACTGATAGAAAAATCACCATGATCCAAGATCTCTTACCAGTATTAGAGAAAGTGGTTCAACAAGGTAAAGAGCTATTGATTATTGCTGAAGATGTTGAAGGCGAAGCATTAGCTACTTTGGTCGTTAATAAATTGCGTGGTACGTTTAAAGCCGTTGCCGTTAAAGCTCCTGGCTTTGGTGACCGTCGTAAAGCAATGTTAGAAGATATTGCTATCTTAACTGGTGCAACTGTAGTTAGCGAAGAATTAGGTCGTAAATTAGATAGTGTACAAATGGAAGATTTAGGCCGCGCTGCTCAAGTTCGCGTAACTAAAGAAATAACTACTATTGTAGATGGAAATGGTAATAAAGATGACATTAAAGCTCGTGTTGCTCAAGTGCGCGCACAAATCGAAGAAACAACTTCTGATTTTGATCGCGAAAAACTACAAGAGCGCCTAGCTAAAATGGCTGGTGGTGTTGCTGTTATTAAAGTTGGTGCTGCAACTGAAGTAGAGATGAAAGATCGCAAATTACGCATTGAAGATGCTCTAAATGCAACTCGCGCTGCTGTAGAAGAAGGTATTGTTGCTGGTGGTGGTACTAGCTTTATTCAAATCCAAAGCGCTTTAGATGCTATTGATGTTACTGGCGACGAAAAAACTGGTGTAGAACTAGTTAAACGTGCAATTGAAGAACCTGTGCGTCAAATAGCTAATAATGCTGGATTAGAAGGCTCAGTAGTTGTAGAAAATGTAAAACGCGCTGCTAAAGGTATCGGTTTTAATGCTTTAACTGAAGAGTATGTAGATATGTTGGCTGCTGGTATTGTAGATCCAACTAAAGTTACTCGTTCAGCTTTACAAAACGCAGCTAGCATTGCAGCTATGGTTTTAACTACTGAGAGTATCGTAGCAGATATGCCTAGCAAAAACGAACCTGCTATGCCGCCAATGGGTGGCATGGGTGGTATGGGC from Succinispira mobilis DSM 6222 includes:
- a CDS encoding histidine kinase N-terminal domain-containing protein, which produces MQKILANFSLAEQTKLKSIMSILNFASDLSHAQISIYLNLPSEKALVVLAQAKPETAFVYYRKENIGKNIAYIDEPLIFHAFNVGSAVQGKREWASGMFTNMYLHPLTLDNHIFAVVALEFVDSLQCYPSQGLFMKIAIELLENPEQLDVNLIKERLSTRDGMIIVNKEGLIIGLNNIIQNIYLTLGVSKIISRRITDRNLFLDGLISAYKNNLATAYELKKDNQIFAQRLIPITKNKLLKFAIIIMVDITELKKRDTQLLVKSAVIQEIHHRVKNNLQTIASLLRIQARRTDSPETKLALKESINRILSISVVHEFLSQQDQDLIDVQIVGRNIFELIIKNMLDPAIQITTKFYGNTIILPSEQANSIALVINELTQNAVEHAFIGREQGFISLSIYITPKSYCIEIQDDGTGLPQNFCLEQTGSLGLQIVKTLVESDLGGKFSLMNNLGTLARIVIPKNKEA
- a CDS encoding ANTAR domain-containing response regulator; protein product: MDKLKILIADDESIIRMDLKEMLEDAGHIIISEASDGQQAVELARKLHPDLVIMDIKMPILDGIAASKILTTEKIAPVLLLTAYSQKEIVESAKNSGVLAYLVKPLKEEQLFPAIEIAISRFLEIKNLEDEIDKLKDTIEVRKIVEKAKGILMQVHNLTEDVAYKKLQQYCMVKRKTLREVSLAIIKSFENQKKNT
- the groES gene encoding co-chaperone GroES; protein product: MLKPLADKIIIQVVAKEEVTKSGIVLPGTAQEKPQEGVVIAVGAGRILDNGSRVTPDVKVNDKVVFAKYSGTEFKCNNQEYLIVSEKDILAVIQ
- the groL gene encoding chaperonin GroEL (60 kDa chaperone family; promotes refolding of misfolded polypeptides especially under stressful conditions; forms two stacked rings of heptamers to form a barrel-shaped 14mer; ends can be capped by GroES; misfolded proteins enter the barrel where they are refolded when GroES binds), giving the protein MAKQILFNEDARRALERGVNALANTVKVTLGPKGRNVVLEKKFGAPTITNDGVTIARDIELEDAFENMGAQLVKEVATKTNDIAGDGTTTATLLAQAMVREGMKNVAAGANPMIVKKGIQKAVNVLVSELKKISSKVEDKQAIAQVASISAADEEVGQLIADAMDKVGKDGVITIEESKTMETAMEVVEGMQFDRGYISPYMSTDADKMEAVLSDPYILITDRKITMIQDLLPVLEKVVQQGKELLIIAEDVEGEALATLVVNKLRGTFKAVAVKAPGFGDRRKAMLEDIAILTGATVVSEELGRKLDSVQMEDLGRAAQVRVTKEITTIVDGNGNKDDIKARVAQVRAQIEETTSDFDREKLQERLAKMAGGVAVIKVGAATEVEMKDRKLRIEDALNATRAAVEEGIVAGGGTSFIQIQSALDAIDVTGDEKTGVELVKRAIEEPVRQIANNAGLEGSVVVENVKRAAKGIGFNALTEEYVDMLAAGIVDPTKVTRSALQNAASIAAMVLTTESIVADMPSKNEPAMPPMGGMGGMGGMM